TGAAATGCAATTTAATGAAATTTGCGACTGAACTAGCCCAATGGATATATTTAAGCCCTGTCGCCACTCTCAAACTTCAACAACCACTCTTTGCGTTTCAAACCTCCCGCATAACCTGTGAGGCTTTTATCACTCCCAATCACTCGGTGGCAAGGGATAAGTAGCGCGATAGGATTTGCTCCTACTGCACCGCCCACAGCTTGAGCGGACATTTTGGCTATGCCTCTTTGGCAAGCGAGAGTTTGTGCAATCTCCTTGTAAGTTATCGTGCGTCCATAGGGGATTGTGCGTAAGATTGTCCATACAGATTCTCTAAAAGGTGTGCTTTGCGTATGAAGTGGAGCTAGAGGCGGAGTGAAATGTGGAATCTCTCCGCTGAAGTAAATCTCTAGCCATTGTTGCGTTTGGGCTAAAATCGGCGTTTGCTCCTGCACACAATCTTTTGGCAATGTAAAATACTTTTGCCCCTCAAACCACAAGCCAAGTAGTGTGCTTTCATCACTTGCAAGTGCGATTGTGCCAAGCGGTGAGTGGAATTGCTGCGTATAAATCATTAAAACTCCACATATAATCAAAGGTAATGATGAAACGATTTTGCTCCTAAGCTCCGTTATCCCCGTCTTCTATAATTTCTACTTTTTGTCCATTTTGTTGATATGTATTCTTAAAATCTGATTCATCAGAGCAGTCATTATACCTTATTTCCAAAGTATTTTGATTTGGACGCTTTATATCCATAAAACAAGTTTGACCATACTTGTTTTTTATTTCTACTCTTTTTGTAGTTTGGATATTTGGTAAATCTTGCAACAAAGCTTTTTGATAAAGTTGTGTTTGTGGTTCATTAGCCCTTTCTCTTCTTTGTGCGCTTTCTATCCAAAACCTTAAATCATTTCTAAACGCAGTGAGAATATCTGTGTTGTTTATCCAACACTTTGAAGCTTCGCAAGAATAATCATCACCACATATTTTCTCTCTATATCCTACTTCACATTGTATATCAAGCCTCTGTGCAGCATCTATAAAGCCGAAGCTAACAAAACATAATATCATTAACCTTTTCATTGCGCCTCTCCTTAAACTTAAGAAAATTTTACCAAAATATATTTAATAGCTTGGAATTTATAGCTTTTTATAAAGATTGCAAGTGCGATTTTGCATTATTTGCCCTAAAAAGATTCTTTAAGTGAGATTAAGATTGCTTTGTTAGAATGGCTCTCTTGAATTTTACATTAGTTATGAAGGTTGAGTTATGCTATTTTTGTCTTTATTTTTTGCATTATTCTTTTCTTTGTATCTTTGTAAATTTTCTTCCTATCTTTTTGCTTCTCAAAGTCCCCATTAGCTTTTTGATTT
This portion of the Helicobacter ganmani genome encodes:
- a CDS encoding methylated-DNA--[protein]-cysteine S-methyltransferase, with the protein product MIYTQQFHSPLGTIALASDESTLLGLWFEGQKYFTLPKDCVQEQTPILAQTQQWLEIYFSGEIPHFTPPLAPLHTQSTPFRESVWTILRTIPYGRTITYKEIAQTLACQRGIAKMSAQAVGGAVGANPIALLIPCHRVIGSDKSLTGYAGGLKRKEWLLKFESGDRA